One genomic segment of Bradyrhizobium diazoefficiens includes these proteins:
- a CDS encoding Zn-ribbon domain-containing OB-fold protein has translation MAEPQRARPKPTPETQHFWDGTKAGELRLQRCDACAHVYFPPRPFCPSCASRKVSVFKASGKGFLYSYVINHRPAAPGFTPPYAIAVVELDEGPRMMSNIIDCPQTPEALELDMKLEVAFEALDDKITLPVFRPAKG, from the coding sequence ATGGCCGAACCGCAGCGCGCGCGACCGAAACCGACGCCGGAGACCCAGCATTTCTGGGACGGCACGAAAGCAGGCGAACTGCGCCTGCAGCGCTGCGATGCCTGCGCGCATGTCTATTTCCCGCCGCGCCCGTTCTGCCCCTCCTGCGCCTCGCGCAAGGTCTCTGTCTTCAAGGCGAGCGGCAAGGGCTTCCTCTACAGCTATGTGATCAACCACCGGCCCGCCGCGCCCGGCTTCACGCCGCCCTACGCCATCGCGGTGGTCGAGCTCGACGAGGGGCCGCGGATGATGAGCAACATCATCGACTGCCCGCAGACGCCGGAAGCACTCGAACTCGACATGAAGCTCGAGGTCGCCTTCGAGGCGCTCGACGACAAGATCACCCTCCCCGTCTTCCGTCCGGCGAAGGGATAG
- a CDS encoding thiolase C-terminal domain-containing protein yields the protein MRKNQVAVVGAAETTELGIIPNASQLQLHADAALNAIADAGLKLSDIDGFATAVETPQQVCHYLGIKPTWVDGTSVGGCSFMLHVRHAAAAIEAGLCKTVLITHAESGKSMIGKLPRSTPADSLNGQFEAPYGVYGPPSMFPIPVLRFMKTYGITHEQLASVAVVQREWAAKNPRAMMKDPITVADVLNSRMIAYPFRLLQCCLVTDGGGALILTSADRARDFPRKPVYIMGTGESVETPMVSQMETFNSSRAFKTAGPLAFKEAGIAHGDVDHLMIYDAFAHLPLFGLGDLGFMPYEETGKFIADGNTRPGGKLPLNTNGGGLSYMHSGMYGMYALQESVRQMRGIAPAQVPGAKISVCHGVGGMFAASGTIVFTNER from the coding sequence ATGCGCAAGAACCAGGTTGCCGTCGTCGGCGCGGCCGAGACCACCGAGCTCGGAATCATCCCCAACGCCTCGCAGCTCCAGCTGCACGCGGATGCTGCGCTCAATGCCATTGCGGACGCCGGGCTGAAGCTCTCGGACATCGACGGCTTTGCCACCGCGGTCGAAACGCCGCAGCAGGTCTGCCACTATCTCGGCATCAAGCCGACCTGGGTGGACGGCACCTCGGTCGGCGGCTGCTCGTTCATGCTGCACGTCCGCCACGCGGCCGCGGCGATCGAGGCCGGCCTGTGCAAGACCGTGCTGATCACCCATGCCGAGAGCGGCAAGTCGATGATCGGCAAGCTGCCGCGCTCGACGCCGGCTGATAGCCTGAACGGCCAATTCGAGGCGCCCTACGGCGTCTACGGTCCGCCCAGCATGTTCCCGATTCCCGTGCTGCGCTTCATGAAGACCTATGGCATCACGCACGAGCAGCTGGCGTCGGTGGCAGTCGTACAGCGCGAATGGGCGGCGAAGAATCCGCGCGCAATGATGAAGGACCCGATCACGGTCGCCGATGTCCTCAACTCGCGCATGATCGCCTATCCGTTCCGCCTGCTGCAGTGCTGCCTCGTCACCGATGGCGGCGGCGCGCTGATCCTGACCTCGGCCGACCGCGCCAGGGATTTTCCGCGCAAGCCCGTCTACATCATGGGCACCGGCGAGAGCGTCGAGACGCCGATGGTCAGCCAGATGGAGACGTTCAATTCCTCGCGCGCGTTCAAGACCGCGGGTCCCCTTGCTTTCAAGGAAGCCGGCATCGCGCACGGGGATGTCGACCATCTCATGATTTATGATGCCTTCGCGCATCTGCCGCTGTTCGGCCTCGGTGACCTCGGCTTCATGCCATATGAGGAAACCGGCAAGTTCATCGCGGACGGCAACACGCGCCCGGGCGGAAAGCTGCCGCTCAACACCAATGGCGGCGGCCTCTCCTACATGCATTCCGGCATGTACGGCATGTACGCGCTCCAGGAGAGCGTGCGCCAGATGCGGGGTATCGCGCCGGCGCAGGTGCCGGGCGCGAAGATTTCGGTGTGCCACGGCGTCGGCGGCATGTTCGCGGCCAGTGGCACGATCGTGTTTACGAACGAGAGGTAA
- a CDS encoding SDR family oxidoreductase → MSKSLQDKVIIVTGAGRGIGREIALLCAGEGAKVVVNDPGVAADGAGSSASPAEEVVEEIKKRGGIAVPNFESVAEAVPASKIVKTATDHFGRLDGVVNNAGILRDMIFHKMSVEAFEAVIKVHLMGSFYVSHAAARIFREQESGSFVHFTSTSGLIGNFGQANYAAAKLGIIGLSKSIALDMGRFNVRSNCVSPFAWTRMIGTIPTETEAEKARVEKIKQMGPEKIAPICAYLLSDAAKDVTGQIFGARMNELFLFSQNRPLRSVHRSEGWTPQSIAEHGMPALKGSFYKLDRSADIFPWDPV, encoded by the coding sequence ATGAGCAAATCACTGCAAGACAAGGTCATCATTGTCACCGGCGCAGGCCGCGGCATCGGGCGCGAGATCGCGCTGCTGTGCGCTGGCGAGGGCGCCAAGGTCGTCGTCAACGATCCCGGGGTGGCCGCCGACGGCGCCGGGTCGAGCGCGTCACCGGCCGAAGAAGTGGTCGAGGAGATCAAGAAGCGCGGCGGCATCGCGGTCCCCAATTTCGAGTCGGTGGCCGAGGCCGTCCCCGCCAGCAAGATCGTGAAGACCGCCACCGATCATTTCGGCCGGCTCGACGGCGTCGTCAACAATGCCGGCATCTTGCGCGACATGATCTTCCACAAGATGAGCGTGGAAGCGTTCGAGGCGGTCATCAAGGTGCATCTGATGGGCTCGTTCTATGTCAGTCACGCCGCGGCGCGGATCTTCCGCGAGCAGGAGAGCGGCTCGTTCGTGCACTTCACCTCGACCTCGGGCCTGATCGGCAATTTTGGACAAGCCAATTACGCCGCGGCCAAGCTCGGCATCATCGGCCTCTCCAAGTCCATCGCGCTCGACATGGGCCGCTTCAACGTCCGTTCGAACTGCGTCTCGCCGTTCGCCTGGACCCGCATGATCGGCACCATCCCGACCGAGACCGAGGCCGAGAAGGCGCGTGTCGAGAAGATCAAGCAGATGGGGCCGGAGAAGATCGCGCCGATCTGCGCCTATCTGCTCTCCGACGCTGCCAAGGACGTCACCGGGCAAATCTTCGGCGCGCGCATGAACGAGCTGTTCCTGTTCAGCCAGAATCGCCCGCTGCGCTCGGTTCACCGGAGCGAAGGCTGGACACCGCAGTCGATCGCGGAACATGGCATGCCGGCGCTGAAGGGCTCGTTCTACAAGCTCGACCGTTCCGCCGACATCTTCCCCTGGGATCCCGTGTAA
- a CDS encoding SMP-30/gluconolactonase/LRE family protein yields MTRILTNSDDTTATGGLGRRTLLKGAATVAASALLASRADARDFGANAEPQRYPDPDIVVIDPKRFKAKVGNTAIKRLYTGCLWAEGPAWNAQGQYLVWSDIPANRQLRYLDDDGHISEQFHKPSNEANGNSFDTEGRQITAERTRLVRYEHDGSVTSLAEQANGKPLNGPNDMVVHPNDKSIWFTDPGYGAISIYEGKLANTGSLQPYQKEAVYRLDAQSGQLTKVADEPFKPNGIAFSNDYKKVYVCDTGITHYPEAKNVVWSYDLDGQKLSNPKKLIDMTLDGKSGFPDGLRVDTEGNIWVGAGWVGPGYDGVQVFAPTDGARIGQILLPETCANLCFGGKKRNRLFMTASQSLYAVYVETQGAHFC; encoded by the coding sequence ATGACAAGAATACTGACCAACTCCGACGACACGACTGCAACCGGCGGCCTCGGCCGCCGCACGCTGCTCAAGGGCGCGGCAACCGTCGCCGCATCCGCCCTGCTCGCCTCAAGGGCCGACGCCCGCGACTTCGGCGCCAATGCCGAGCCGCAGCGCTATCCCGATCCTGATATCGTCGTCATCGATCCCAAGCGCTTCAAAGCCAAGGTCGGCAACACCGCGATCAAGCGGCTCTACACCGGCTGCCTGTGGGCGGAAGGGCCGGCGTGGAACGCGCAGGGGCAATACCTCGTCTGGAGCGACATCCCGGCCAACCGGCAGCTGCGCTACCTCGACGACGACGGCCACATCTCCGAGCAGTTCCACAAGCCGTCCAACGAGGCCAACGGCAACTCGTTCGACACCGAGGGACGCCAGATCACCGCCGAGCGGACGCGCCTCGTCCGCTACGAGCATGATGGCTCCGTGACGTCGCTCGCGGAGCAGGCCAATGGCAAGCCGCTGAACGGGCCGAACGACATGGTGGTGCATCCCAACGACAAGTCGATCTGGTTCACCGATCCCGGATACGGCGCGATCAGCATCTATGAGGGCAAGCTCGCCAACACCGGCTCGCTGCAACCGTATCAGAAGGAAGCCGTCTATCGCCTCGACGCGCAGTCCGGTCAATTGACCAAGGTTGCCGACGAGCCGTTCAAACCGAATGGCATCGCCTTCTCAAACGATTACAAAAAGGTCTATGTCTGCGATACCGGGATCACGCATTATCCTGAAGCCAAGAACGTGGTGTGGTCCTACGATCTCGACGGCCAGAAGCTGTCGAACCCGAAGAAGCTGATCGACATGACGCTCGACGGCAAGTCAGGCTTCCCCGACGGCCTGCGTGTCGACACCGAGGGCAACATCTGGGTCGGGGCCGGCTGGGTCGGGCCGGGCTATGACGGCGTGCAAGTGTTCGCACCAACCGACGGCGCACGGATCGGGCAGATCCTGCTGCCGGAGACCTGCGCCAATCTTTGCTTCGGCGGCAAGAAGCGCAACCGCCTGTTCATGACCGCGAGCCAGTCGCTCTACGCCGTTTATGTGGAGACGCAGGGGGCGCATTTCTGCTGA
- the ppc gene encoding phosphoenolpyruvate carboxylase — protein MSLQTVSSDAADQRPNRPEDAQALEADARLRDDIRLLGRILGDTVRDQEGADVFDLVERIRQTSIRFHRDEDRLARRELEQILDGMSISETVRIVRAFSYFSHLANIAEDQNNIRQMRAGKGGGSGVLAETLAKAKAAGIGPDALRNFFKNALVSPVLTAHPTEVRRKSTMDREMEVAALLDRRERVALTADEAAASDEQLRREVLTLWQTNLLRRTKLTVLDEVANGLSFYDYTFLREVPRLMNALEDRLEEGGGQAAHELASFLRMGSWIGGDRDGNPFVTADVMRGTLRLQSSRVMQFYLEELHVLGSELSIAAHLADVSEELRTLAERSPDTSPHRSGEPYRLAVSGIYARLTATAEKLEVEITRRPVGKGKPYESVRELQADLDVLHRSLISNNARVIARGRLRLLRRAVDCFGFHLARLDIRQNSAVHERTIAELMDAANPGMSYLALGEDARISLLTNELRSTRALVSPFVKYSDETMGELNVFHAAAEAHARFGSDAIPQCIISMCKGMSDMLEVAVLLKEVGLVHPSGRSAINIVPLFETIEDLQASSAIMDRMLSLHDYRRLVDSRGSVQEVMLGYSDSNKDGGFVTSGWELYKAEIGLVDVFERHGVRLRLFHGRGGSVGRGGGPSYDAIVAQPGGAVNGQIRITEQGEIISSKYSNAEVGRNNLEILAAATLDASLLQPRQSAPRREYLAAMDELSNLAFRAYRGLVYETDGFVDYFWASTVINEIATLNIGSRPASRKKTRAIEDLRAIPWVFSWAQCRLMLPGWYGFGSAVEQWIAEHPEQGMPFLKELYSEWPFFRMLLSNMDMVLAKSSIAIASRYAELVPDEALREKIFGRIRREWHSCIETLLDIMGQNRLLQGNPLLERSVRHRFPYLDPLNHVQVELLKAHRAQNPDEQVLRGIQLTINGISAGLRNTG, from the coding sequence ATGTCCCTCCAGACCGTGTCATCCGACGCCGCCGATCAGCGTCCCAATCGCCCCGAGGATGCTCAGGCGCTGGAAGCCGATGCGCGGCTGCGCGATGACATCCGCCTGCTCGGACGCATCCTCGGCGACACCGTGCGCGACCAGGAGGGAGCCGATGTATTCGACCTGGTCGAGCGCATCCGGCAGACCTCAATCCGGTTCCACCGCGACGAGGACCGGCTCGCCCGCCGCGAGCTCGAACAGATCCTCGACGGCATGTCGATCTCGGAGACGGTGCGGATCGTCCGCGCCTTCAGCTATTTCTCCCACCTCGCCAACATCGCCGAGGACCAGAACAACATCCGCCAGATGCGTGCCGGCAAGGGCGGCGGGTCCGGCGTGCTGGCGGAGACGCTGGCCAAGGCCAAGGCCGCGGGCATCGGCCCCGATGCGCTGCGCAACTTTTTCAAGAACGCGCTGGTCAGCCCAGTGCTGACCGCGCACCCGACCGAGGTCCGCCGCAAGAGCACCATGGACCGCGAGATGGAGGTTGCCGCGCTGCTCGACCGCCGCGAGCGCGTCGCGCTGACCGCGGATGAGGCCGCCGCCAGCGACGAGCAGCTTCGCCGCGAGGTGCTGACCTTGTGGCAGACCAATCTGCTCCGCCGCACCAAGCTCACCGTGCTCGACGAGGTCGCCAACGGCCTGTCGTTCTACGACTACACCTTCCTGCGCGAGGTGCCGCGGCTGATGAACGCGCTGGAAGACCGCCTGGAGGAGGGTGGCGGGCAGGCAGCACACGAGCTCGCCTCGTTCCTGCGCATGGGAAGCTGGATCGGCGGCGATCGCGACGGCAATCCCTTCGTCACCGCCGACGTGATGCGCGGTACGCTGCGGCTGCAGTCGAGCCGCGTGATGCAGTTTTATCTCGAAGAACTGCACGTGCTCGGCTCCGAGCTGTCGATCGCCGCGCATCTCGCCGACGTCTCCGAGGAGCTGCGCACGCTCGCGGAACGCTCGCCGGACACTTCGCCGCATCGAAGCGGCGAGCCCTATCGCCTCGCGGTCTCCGGCATCTATGCGCGCCTCACCGCAACGGCGGAAAAGCTCGAAGTCGAGATCACGCGCCGCCCGGTCGGCAAGGGCAAGCCTTACGAGAGCGTCAGGGAATTGCAGGCCGATCTCGACGTGCTGCACCGCTCGCTGATCTCCAACAACGCCCGCGTTATCGCCCGCGGCCGGCTGCGGCTCTTGCGCCGCGCGGTGGATTGCTTCGGCTTCCATCTGGCGCGGCTCGACATCCGCCAGAACTCGGCCGTGCATGAACGCACCATCGCCGAGCTGATGGACGCCGCCAACCCCGGCATGTCCTATCTCGCGCTCGGCGAGGACGCGCGGATCTCGCTGCTCACCAACGAACTGCGCTCGACGCGCGCACTGGTCTCGCCCTTCGTCAAGTACAGCGACGAGACCATGGGCGAGCTCAACGTCTTCCATGCCGCTGCCGAAGCGCATGCGCGGTTCGGCTCGGATGCGATTCCCCAATGCATCATCTCGATGTGCAAGGGCATGTCCGACATGCTCGAGGTCGCCGTGCTCCTGAAGGAGGTCGGCCTCGTCCATCCCTCCGGCCGCAGCGCCATCAACATCGTGCCGCTGTTCGAGACCATCGAGGATTTGCAGGCCTCCTCGGCGATCATGGACCGCATGCTGTCGCTGCACGATTACCGCCGCCTCGTCGACAGCCGCGGCAGCGTGCAGGAGGTCATGCTCGGCTATTCCGACAGCAACAAGGACGGCGGCTTCGTCACTTCGGGCTGGGAGCTCTACAAGGCCGAGATCGGCCTCGTCGACGTGTTCGAGCGCCATGGCGTGCGCTTACGCCTCTTCCACGGCCGTGGCGGCTCGGTTGGCCGCGGCGGCGGGCCGAGCTACGACGCCATCGTCGCCCAGCCGGGCGGCGCGGTGAACGGCCAGATCCGCATCACCGAGCAGGGCGAGATCATCTCGTCGAAATATTCCAACGCGGAAGTCGGCCGCAACAATCTGGAGATCCTGGCGGCGGCAACGCTGGATGCGAGCCTGTTGCAGCCACGCCAAAGCGCGCCGCGCCGCGAATATCTCGCTGCGATGGATGAGCTGTCGAACCTCGCCTTCAGGGCTTATCGCGGCCTGGTCTATGAGACCGACGGCTTCGTCGACTACTTCTGGGCGTCCACCGTCATCAACGAGATCGCGACCCTGAACATCGGCAGCCGTCCGGCCTCGCGCAAGAAGACCCGCGCGATTGAGGATCTGCGCGCGATTCCCTGGGTGTTCTCATGGGCGCAGTGCCGCCTGATGCTGCCGGGCTGGTACGGTTTTGGCAGCGCAGTCGAGCAATGGATCGCAGAGCATCCAGAGCAGGGCATGCCGTTCCTGAAAGAGCTCTACAGCGAATGGCCGTTCTTCCGCATGCTGCTGTCGAACATGGACATGGTGCTTGCGAAAAGCTCGATCGCGATCGCCTCGCGCTACGCCGAACTCGTGCCGGATGAGGCGCTACGCGAAAAAATCTTCGGCCGCATCCGCCGCGAATGGCATTCCTGCATCGAGACGCTGCTGGACATCATGGGCCAGAACCGGCTGTTGCAGGGCAATCCGCTGCTGGAGCGCTCGGTGCGCCACCGCTTTCCCTATCTCGATCCGCTCAATCACGTGCAGGTCGAGCTCTTGAAGGCGCATCGCGCGCAGAACCCCGACGAGCAGGTGCTGCGCGGGATTCAGCTGACGATCAACGGCATCTCGGCGGGGCTGCGGAATACGGGGTAG
- a CDS encoding YccF domain-containing protein, with protein MSPVSILLNLIWILIGGAWMAFGWMVAAVIMAVTIIGLPWARAAFNIAIYTLLPFGSRAVSRDEVTGMSDIGSGPLGVIGNIIWFVLAGWWLALGHLLTALMLAVTIIGIPFAWAHLKLAGIALWPIGKVIVPA; from the coding sequence ATGTCCCCCGTATCCATTCTGCTCAACTTGATCTGGATTCTCATCGGCGGTGCCTGGATGGCATTCGGCTGGATGGTCGCCGCGGTGATCATGGCCGTCACCATCATCGGCCTGCCCTGGGCGCGGGCGGCATTCAACATCGCCATTTACACGCTGCTGCCGTTCGGCTCGCGCGCGGTCAGCCGTGACGAGGTCACCGGCATGAGCGATATCGGCAGCGGCCCGCTCGGGGTGATCGGCAACATCATCTGGTTCGTACTCGCCGGCTGGTGGCTGGCGCTCGGCCACCTCCTGACCGCGCTGATGCTCGCCGTCACCATCATCGGCATTCCCTTCGCCTGGGCCCATCTGAAGCTCGCCGGCATTGCGCTTTGGCCGATCGGCAAGGTAATCGTGCCGGCTTGA
- the glgX gene encoding glycogen debranching protein GlgX, producing the protein MSDFIIEEGLPYPLGAHWSGNGTNFAVFSANATKVEVCLFEGDSETHRFELPEYTDQVFHGYIAGVGPGTFYGYRVYGPYQPDTGHRFNPNKLLLDPYARAHAGSLTWNAAVFGYKMETGDDLTFDERDSAPFMPKCVVVDPDFDWQAEAARQNVHWDETIIYETHVKGFTKKHPAVPENLRGTYAGFAAPEMIAHLTSLGVTSIELLPVHSFINDDNLLKKNLVNYWGYNTIGFFAPDPRYASDVPNSLREFKEMVSKLHGAGLEVILDVVYNHTAEGNELGPTLSFKGIDNASYYRLLPDRRRYYVNDTGTGNTVNLSHPRVIQMVMDSLRYWAGHMHIDGFRFDLGTILAREVYGFDEQSGFLKAMDQDPQLATIKLIAEPWDCGPGGYQVGGFPPGWAEWNDRFRDTVRDYWRGEAPPSALATRLLGSGDIFNRWGGRRSWASVNFITAHDGFTLNDWASYNDKHNEANGEGNRDGNSNNRSWNCGVEGPTDDKDILALRERQKRNMLATLLLSQGTPMLLGGDELGRTQRGNNNAYCQDSDISWFDWSLGEDAQKLLAFTKRMIQLRRDYPILRRSRFLTGTHDTKLDIRDVVWVNANGSEMSSADWESGWLKCFGVVLDGRARKTAIARHGEDDSVLIILNSYEGEVDFKLPHTTAGPCWSLLLDTNAADGGSGARFEFDGIYKVPGRSFLLFVGGELV; encoded by the coding sequence ATGTCCGATTTCATCATCGAGGAAGGCCTGCCCTACCCGCTGGGTGCCCATTGGAGCGGCAACGGCACCAACTTTGCGGTGTTTTCCGCCAACGCCACCAAGGTGGAGGTCTGCCTGTTCGAGGGCGACAGCGAGACCCACCGCTTCGAGCTGCCGGAATATACCGACCAGGTCTTTCACGGCTACATCGCCGGCGTCGGTCCCGGCACCTTCTACGGCTACCGCGTCTACGGGCCCTATCAGCCCGACACCGGTCATCGCTTCAATCCCAACAAGCTGCTGCTCGATCCCTACGCCCGCGCGCATGCCGGGAGCCTGACCTGGAATGCTGCCGTGTTCGGCTACAAGATGGAGACCGGGGACGATCTCACCTTCGACGAGCGCGACAGCGCGCCGTTCATGCCGAAATGCGTCGTGGTCGATCCCGATTTCGACTGGCAGGCCGAGGCCGCGCGGCAGAACGTGCATTGGGACGAGACCATCATCTACGAAACCCACGTCAAGGGCTTTACCAAGAAGCACCCGGCTGTGCCGGAGAACCTGCGCGGCACCTATGCCGGCTTCGCGGCGCCCGAGATGATCGCGCATCTGACATCGCTCGGCGTAACCTCGATCGAGCTGCTGCCGGTCCATTCCTTCATCAACGACGACAACCTCCTGAAGAAGAACCTCGTCAATTACTGGGGCTACAACACCATCGGCTTCTTCGCGCCCGACCCGCGCTACGCCTCGGACGTGCCGAACAGCCTGCGCGAGTTCAAGGAGATGGTGTCGAAGCTGCACGGCGCCGGGCTCGAGGTGATCCTCGACGTCGTCTACAACCACACCGCCGAGGGCAACGAGCTCGGCCCGACGCTGTCCTTCAAGGGCATCGACAATGCCAGCTACTATCGCCTCCTGCCGGACCGGCGGCGCTACTACGTCAACGACACCGGCACGGGCAACACGGTCAACCTCTCGCATCCGCGCGTGATCCAGATGGTGATGGATAGCTTGCGGTACTGGGCCGGCCACATGCATATCGACGGCTTCCGCTTCGATCTCGGCACCATTCTCGCCCGTGAAGTCTACGGCTTCGACGAGCAGAGCGGATTTTTGAAGGCCATGGACCAGGATCCGCAGCTCGCGACCATCAAGCTGATCGCCGAACCCTGGGACTGCGGGCCCGGCGGCTACCAGGTCGGCGGCTTCCCGCCGGGCTGGGCCGAGTGGAATGACAGGTTTCGCGACACCGTGCGTGATTATTGGCGCGGCGAGGCACCGCCCTCTGCGCTCGCAACGCGGTTGCTCGGCTCCGGCGACATTTTCAATCGCTGGGGCGGCCGCCGCTCATGGGCCAGCGTCAACTTCATCACCGCGCATGACGGCTTCACGCTGAACGACTGGGCGAGCTACAACGACAAGCACAACGAGGCCAATGGCGAGGGCAACCGCGACGGCAATTCCAACAATCGCTCCTGGAATTGCGGCGTCGAAGGCCCGACCGACGACAAGGACATCCTTGCGCTGCGCGAACGGCAGAAACGCAACATGCTGGCGACCTTGCTGCTCTCGCAGGGAACGCCGATGCTGCTCGGCGGCGACGAGTTGGGCCGCACCCAGCGGGGCAACAACAACGCCTATTGCCAGGACAGCGACATCTCCTGGTTCGACTGGAGCTTGGGCGAGGACGCGCAGAAGCTGCTCGCCTTCACCAAGCGCATGATCCAGCTCCGGCGCGACTATCCGATCCTGCGCCGCAGCCGCTTTCTCACTGGCACCCACGATACCAAGCTCGACATCCGCGACGTCGTCTGGGTCAATGCCAATGGCAGCGAGATGTCGAGCGCCGACTGGGAGAGCGGCTGGCTGAAATGCTTTGGCGTCGTCCTCGACGGCCGCGCGCGCAAGACGGCGATCGCGCGCCATGGCGAGGACGACAGCGTGCTCATCATCCTCAACAGCTATGAGGGCGAGGTCGACTTCAAGCTGCCGCACACCACGGCCGGCCCGTGCTGGTCATTGCTGCTCGACACCAATGCCGCCGACGGAGGATCCGGCGCGCGGTTCGAGTTCGACGGCATCTACAAGGTGCCGGGCCGGTCGTTCCTGCTGTTTGTTGGCGGGGAGCTTGTTTAG
- a CDS encoding acyl-CoA synthetase, translating into MSETSQFLGIVSGERRRSHAEVAARADRIASGLVQIGVKQGDCVCMLMRNDIAFLEAAYAAMRLGAYGVPINWHFKPEEINYILKDSGTSVLIGHADMLHALRDAIPKGVTVLSVPTPPEILSNYKIDRDHLATPDFAIDFESWLARYQPYDGPVVPQPMNMIYTSGTTGHPKGVRRAAPTPEQQAAGERMRAMIYGLKPGARALLPGPLYHSAPNSFGIRAGKLGGALVLMPRFEPEDFLKLIERYKIDTIFMVPTMFIRLMKLPEEVRKTYDISSLRHVIHAAAPCPADVKRAMIEWWGPVIYEFYGSTESSAVTFATSEDALKKPGTVGKISPGAELRFIGEEGRVLGVGEIGEIYSRMAALADFTYHNKPEKRAEIDRDGFITSGDVGYIDEDGYVFICDRKRDMVISGGVNIYPAEIESVLHAVPGVHDCAVFGIPDAEFGEALMAVVEPQAGVTLDAAEIRARLKGSLADYKVPKHIEIRESLPREDSGKIFKRRLRDPYWEQAGRKI; encoded by the coding sequence ATGAGCGAAACGTCCCAATTTCTCGGCATCGTCTCCGGCGAGCGCCGCCGTTCTCATGCCGAAGTCGCCGCCCGCGCCGACCGCATCGCGTCCGGCCTCGTCCAGATCGGCGTCAAGCAAGGCGATTGCGTCTGCATGCTGATGCGTAACGACATCGCCTTCCTGGAAGCTGCCTACGCCGCGATGCGGCTTGGGGCTTATGGTGTTCCGATCAACTGGCACTTCAAGCCGGAGGAGATCAACTACATCCTGAAAGACTCCGGCACGTCCGTGCTGATCGGTCACGCCGACATGCTGCACGCCCTGCGCGATGCGATTCCGAAAGGCGTCACCGTGCTCAGCGTACCGACGCCGCCGGAGATCCTGTCCAACTACAAGATCGATCGCGATCATCTGGCGACGCCGGACTTTGCGATCGATTTTGAGTCCTGGCTCGCGCGATACCAGCCCTATGACGGCCCGGTCGTGCCGCAGCCGATGAACATGATCTACACGTCAGGAACCACCGGCCATCCCAAAGGCGTGCGCCGCGCCGCGCCGACGCCGGAGCAGCAGGCCGCGGGCGAGCGCATGCGCGCGATGATTTACGGGCTGAAGCCCGGCGCCCGCGCGCTGCTGCCGGGCCCGCTCTATCACTCCGCGCCGAATTCGTTCGGCATCCGCGCCGGAAAACTCGGCGGCGCGCTGGTGCTGATGCCGCGCTTCGAGCCGGAAGATTTTTTGAAGCTGATCGAGCGCTACAAAATCGACACCATCTTCATGGTGCCGACCATGTTCATCCGCCTGATGAAGCTGCCGGAGGAGGTGCGCAAGACATACGACATCTCCTCGCTCCGCCACGTCATCCATGCCGCAGCGCCGTGTCCGGCTGATGTCAAGCGCGCCATGATCGAGTGGTGGGGGCCGGTGATCTACGAATTCTACGGCTCGACCGAGTCCAGCGCTGTCACCTTCGCGACATCAGAGGACGCACTGAAGAAGCCCGGCACCGTCGGGAAGATCTCGCCCGGCGCCGAACTGCGCTTCATCGGCGAGGAAGGACGCGTGCTGGGCGTCGGCGAGATCGGCGAGATCTATTCCCGCATGGCGGCGCTCGCCGACTTCACCTATCACAACAAGCCCGAGAAGCGCGCCGAGATCGACCGCGATGGCTTCATCACCTCCGGCGATGTCGGCTATATCGACGAGGACGGCTACGTCTTCATTTGCGACCGCAAGCGGGACATGGTGATTTCAGGCGGCGTCAACATCTATCCGGCCGAGATCGAATCGGTGCTGCACGCCGTGCCCGGCGTGCATGATTGCGCCGTGTTCGGCATCCCCGATGCCGAATTCGGCGAAGCGCTGATGGCGGTGGTCGAACCGCAAGCCGGCGTCACGCTCGATGCGGCCGAGATCCGCGCGCGGCTGAAGGGCTCGCTGGCCGACTACAAAGTGCCGAAGCACATCGAGATTCGCGAGAGTCTGCCGCGCGAAGACTCCGGAAAAATTTTCAAGCGCCGCCTGCGCGATCCCTATTGGGAGCAGGCCGGGCGGAAGATCTGA